The following proteins are encoded in a genomic region of Necator americanus strain Aroian chromosome II, whole genome shotgun sequence:
- a CDS encoding hypothetical protein (NECATOR_CHRII.G4462.T1) — protein MTEKSERNLKTTWSSPKSWKMSLRKTRTMIVPEHISVTGEALKSVGLDNHGVVDRERLMQMMNVPDRIVLTGGDGYKGYEAEPLDVMNDHITQVGENDLKDLPNKITMRESPYLDRGDPADEPVRSENSIAIEENPLQELKLMRRQIGRISTRLYQLEDEIEQRRFRDKISFSALIGLAAALLLALLRR, from the exons atgaCAGAAAAAAGCGAACGAAACCTTAAAACGACATGGTCAAGTCCTAAAAGCTGGAAAATGTCCCTAAGGAAAACCAG GACGATGATTGTCCCAGAGCATATTTCAGTCACTGGTGAAGCTTTGAAAAGCGTTGGACTCGAT AACCACGGTGTTGTGGATCGCGAGCGTTTGATGCAAATGATGAACGTGCCTGACCGCATTGTATTGACTGGCGGCGATGGTTACAAGGGATACGAAGCCGAACCACTGGATGTAATGAATGATCACATAACGCAAGTCGGGGAG AATGACCTCAAGGATCTTCCTAACAAAATAACGATGAGAGAAAGCCCATATCTGGACAGAGGCGATCCCGct gatgaacCTGTTCGAAGCGAAAATTCAATTGCAATAGAGGAGAACCCACTGCAGGAGCTCAAGTTGATGCGCCGACAGATTG GTCGTATTTCCACAAGACTTTATCAGTTGGAAGACGAAATTGAGCAACGTCGATTCCGAGACAAG ATTTCCTTTTCTGCCTTGATTGGTCTCGCCGCCGCTCTTCTTCTGGCCCTATTACGAAGATGA
- a CDS encoding hypothetical protein (NECATOR_CHRII.G4461.T1) produces the protein MLRRPLTSIEIKADDIDHMEKVLLELYHKKGLPKSGAETDPCNSTPVSTANSEPKRAASPTETLSSMDTSGNQTLPTLISPSNGFAGEGPT, from the exons ATGCTGCGAAGACCACTAACTTCCATCGAGATAAAAGCTGACGATATCGATCATATGGAAAAGGTCTTACTAGAGTTATATCATAAGAAG GGTCTTCCCAAAAGTGGTGCGGAAACTGATCCCTGCAACAGTACACCTGTATCTACCGCTAATTCTGAAC CTAAGAGAGCTGCATCTCCCACTGAAACGTTGTCCTCAATGGACACCTCAGGAAATCAGACTCTTCCAACGTTAATATCACCTAGCAATGGATTTGCTGGTGAAGGACCAACTTAA
- a CDS encoding hypothetical protein (NECATOR_CHRII.G4462.T2) — translation MMTMIVPEHISVTGEALKSVGLDNHGVVDRERLMQMMNVPDRIVLTGGDGYKGYEAEPLDVMNDHITQVGENDLKDLPNKITMRESPYLDRGDPADEPVRSENSIAIEENPLQELKLMRRQIGRISTRLYQLEDEIEQRRFRDKISFSALIGLAAALLLALLRR, via the exons ATGAT GACGATGATTGTCCCAGAGCATATTTCAGTCACTGGTGAAGCTTTGAAAAGCGTTGGACTCGAT AACCACGGTGTTGTGGATCGCGAGCGTTTGATGCAAATGATGAACGTGCCTGACCGCATTGTATTGACTGGCGGCGATGGTTACAAGGGATACGAAGCCGAACCACTGGATGTAATGAATGATCACATAACGCAAGTCGGGGAG AATGACCTCAAGGATCTTCCTAACAAAATAACGATGAGAGAAAGCCCATATCTGGACAGAGGCGATCCCGct gatgaacCTGTTCGAAGCGAAAATTCAATTGCAATAGAGGAGAACCCACTGCAGGAGCTCAAGTTGATGCGCCGACAGATTG GTCGTATTTCCACAAGACTTTATCAGTTGGAAGACGAAATTGAGCAACGTCGATTCCGAGACAAG ATTTCCTTTTCTGCCTTGATTGGTCTCGCCGCCGCTCTTCTTCTGGCCCTATTACGAAGATGA
- a CDS encoding hypothetical protein (NECATOR_CHRII.G4460.T1), translating to MEKYGYQKTPNKPLSKRIVFTDEDDDNEVVEVKESRAVEKKQGAKSEQMQNGERKRPYHKDAKLKPWRMIIRNLPFKTKKEDLQNVCSKFGVFTEIVLPASKKMPGRIAGFAFVQFKSREAAEKAKDYFNANKFQDRMVAADWALPKDTYETAAEEEREQLKKKIKLEKEDDAKDVKKVKPESSSSKGVQKLRSQDDNDESEDESDEEIEDGKDRVSGSDDEDNDEESGSEDSEDDGRTKKDVAIDEQRVVFLRNLSFDTTNETLKAEMEKYGEVKLAVCCKFRESGHPKGTAFVHFSSADEAKACLDAIEKGLEIDGREIKGSIAIQRENAAEIQKRKSVKVPEDKRNLRLIRFALIREGTSAAKGMSSEDAHKRQRLAELSRKKLENLHMFVSPTRLMIHNLPMSITDEKLKQICRDATGCAGVITECRIWKDTSKVDANGNPRSKGFAFVNFAEHKDALACLQKLNNNPTTFTNEKRPIVEFSIENLQAIRAKARRAASSKGEKLTGRELSEKVRQQVKQSIGEVHASGMKVMPKFLGKKMRHKNMSKTQLRKKNLGKKKEKRKQESLASDVAAKKPKGKNKKRLTKYLTLSS from the exons atggaaaaGTATGGCTATCAAAAAACACCTAACAAACCGCTTAGCAAAAGGATAGTGTTCACGGATGAGGATGATGATAATGAGGTCGTTGAAGTCAAAGAGAGCAGAGCTG TGGAGAAGAAACAGGGTGCAAAATCTGAGCAGATGCAAaacggagaaagaaaaagacctTACCATAAAGATGCTAAGCTTAAGCCGTGGAGAATGATCATAAGAAATCTGCCGTTCAag ACCAAGAAAGAAGACTTGCAAAATGTTTGCTCTAAGTTCGGTGTTTTCACGGAAATCGTTTTGCCTGCGTCGAAGAAGATGCCAGGACGTATCGCAGGTTTCGCATTTGTACAATTCAAATCGAGAGAAGCTGCCGAAAAAGCTAAGGATTACTTCAATGCCAATAAGTTTCAG GATCGCATGGTGGCTGCTGATTGGGCGTTGCCAAAGGACACCTATGAAACTGCTGCCgaagaag AGCGAGAACAGCTCAAAAAGAAGATTAAGctggaaaaagaagatgatGCTAAGGacgtaaaaaaagtaaagccgGAATCTTCAAG TTCCAAGGGCGTTCAAAAATTAAGGAGCCAAGATGATAACGACGAAAGTGAGGATGAGAG CGATGAAGAGATTGAAGACGGGAAAGATAGAGTAAGTGGATCAGACGATGAGGATAATGACGAGGAAAGTGGAAGTGAAGACAGTGAAGACGATGGGAGAACCAAAAAAGATGTAGCGATTGACGAACAACGTGTGGTGTTTTTGAG aaatctcTCGTTTGATACAACTAATGAGACCCTGAAAGCTGAAATGGAGAAGTATGGGGAAGTGAAACTGGCGGTCTGCTGTAAATTCCGTGAAAGTGGACATCCGAAAG GCACTGCATTCGTTCACTTTTCTTCAGCGGACGAAGCAAAGGCATGTCTGGATGCTATTGAAAAAGGGCTAGAGATTG ATGGCCGAGAAATCAAAGGATCAATAGCAATCCAGCGAGAAAATGCAgcagaaatccagaaacgaAAAAGTGTCAAG GTCCCAGAAGACAAAAGGAATCTCCGTTTGATTCGGTTTGCACTAATCCGTGAAGGAACTTCTGCAGCTAAAGGAATGAGCTCGGAAGATGCGCATAAAAGGCAACGACTTGCAGAATTGTCTAGAAAGAAGCTGGAGAATCTTCATAT GTTCGTGTCACCTACTCGACTGATGATCCACAACTTGCCGATGTCAATCACTGATGAGAAATTGAAACAGATTTGTCGCGATGCAACAGGATGTGCTGGAGTTATTACAGAGTGTCGTATTTGGAAGGATACTTCTAAAGTTGATGCGAAT GGAAATCCGCGATCAAAAGGTTTTGCATTTGTTAATTTTGCTGAGCACAAAGATGCGCTTGCGTGTCTGCAAAAGCTCAACAACAATCCTACCACGTTTACCAACGAAAAACGACCCATAGTGGAGTTTTCTATAGAAAATCTGCAGGCCATTCGGGCAAAG GCAAGACGAGCAGCTAGTAGTAAAGGAGAAAAGTTGACGGGACGAGAGTTGAGCGAAAAAGTTAGGCAACAG GTCAAACAGTCTATCGGTGAGGTACATGCCTCAGGAATGAAGGTGATGCCGAAGTTCCTTGGGAAAAAGATGCGGCATAAGAATATGAGTAAGACGCAGCTAAGAAAAAAG AATCTGGgtaagaagaaggagaagaggaAGCAGGAGTCCTTGGCCAGCGATGTTGCGGCGAAGAAGCCAAAAGGAAAGAACAAGAAACGTCTGACTAAATATCTCACCTTATCTTCgtaa